The following proteins come from a genomic window of Tenebrio molitor chromosome 9, icTenMoli1.1, whole genome shotgun sequence:
- the RfC38 gene encoding replication factor C subunit 3 translates to MLWADKYRPKDFASLDYHKQQALDLKNLTKDGDFPHLLVYGPLGAGKKTRIMCLLRELYGPGVERLKVETMNFTTPSNKKLEISTVSSNYHIEVNPSDVGINDRVVIMDVIKNVAQTQQLNANSQREFKVILLTDVDNLTKDAQHALRRTMEKYIANCRIILCTTSISRVIPAIRSRCLCIRVPAPTQDEIAAILTNVCSKEALCLPPELATKIAEKSNRNLRRALLMCEACKVEKQNFAANQNVTEPDWQVFIRNIATKIVKEQSVATLAKVRENLYELIIFGIPSEIIFSTLLEELLKNCDMELAMQIVQQAALYEHRMVQGNKEIFHLEAFVAKCMCLYQNMMQELMACDF, encoded by the coding sequence ATGTTGTGGGCAGACAAGTACCGTCCAAAAGACTTTGCGAGTCTCGACTACCACAAGCAGCAAGCTCtcgatttgaaaaatttaaccaAAGACGGCGACTTTCCTCACTTACTGGTGTACGGTCCCCTTGGCGCCGGCAAAAAGACCCGAATAATGTGCCTCCTTCGCGAACTGTACGGCCCAGGAGTTGAACGACTGAAAGTCGAAACGATGAATTTTACCACCCCTTCGAACAAAAAGCTGGAGATAAGCACAGTCAGTTCAAATTACCACATCGAAGTCAATCCTTCCGACGTCGGAATCAACGATCGTGTTGTAATAATGGACGTGATCAAGAACGTGGCGCAGACCCAACAACTCAACGCGAATTCGCAGCGAGAATTCAAAGTGATTCTGCTGACTGACGTAGACAACTTGACAAAAGACGCTCAACACGCGCTGCGTAGAACTATGGAGAAATACATCGCCAATTGCAGAATTATCTTGTGTACGACGTCGATCTCGCGAGTGATTCCCGCGATCAGGTCCAGGTGTTTGTGTATCAGAGTCCCGGCGCCCACTCAAGACGAGATAGCCGCTATTTTAACAAATGTCTGTTCGAAGGAAGCATTGTGTTTGCCCCCAGAACTGGCTACAAAGATCGCGGAGAAATCAAATCGCAACTTGCGACGAGCTCTGCTCATGTGTGAGGCTTGCAaagttgaaaaacaaaattttgcagCAAACCAGAATGTAACAGAGCCAGATTGGCAagtttttattagaaacattgcTACTAAAATAGTGAAGGAGCAGAGTGTTGCAACTTTGGCCAAAGTACGCGAGAATTTGTACGAATTGATTATTTTTGGGATCCCATCAGAAATCATCTTCAGCACGCTCTTAGaagaattgttaaaaaattgcgACATGGAGCTTGCCATGCAGATTGTGCAGCAGGCGGCTTTGTACGAGCATCGAATGGTGCAAGGGAACAAAGAAATCTTCCACTTGGAAGCTTTTGTGGCCAAGTGCATGTGTCTCTACCAAAATATGATGCAAGAACTGATGGCTTGTGACTTCTAA
- the LOC138137820 gene encoding SPRY domain-containing SOCS box protein 3 translates to MLVLKRWRYFQPDKTFFYFNNTLKYRDRGPNTVTRSNLARVSGRESMDYNRKVFRYLNPYCTEKCVNNLIDGKLQCECGDSGIYDWTWVKHEDTCAVLAKNNREVIFHPEFSAGTAALRGSEPFMQNMHHFWEMKMISNLYGTDVMVGIGTSKIIYGDWQYRFFSFLGFDKQSWGYSYNGLIQHNNVRRCYGSKFGLGSLIGVHLDMCAGTLEFYLNRRPLGVAFKGLKAYELYPMICSTAAQSAMKMTCATSIKPSLQLTCLQCIVKHPQLYSQFKSIPGLAKIYENIFFWMLPKECEDPKRKSLGDEWSTKRRKTHFLEFEMLKISLHFTNNDHESDDECDIPHSNCAIHNTSGSGASTSKEI, encoded by the exons atgttggtactCAAAAGATGGCGGTATTTCCAACCtgacaaaacttttttttattttaataacacgttgaAATATCGAGATCGAGGTCCAAATACAGTTACTCGATCTAATTTAGCACGAGTCAGTGGTCGAGAATCAATGGATTACAACAGAAAAGTATTCCGCTATTTAAACCCTTATTGTACGGAAAAATGTGTCAACAATTTGATTGATGGTAAACTCCAGTGTGAGTGTGGGGACTCGGGCATATACGACTGGACATGGGTGAAGCACGAAGACACCTGTGCTGTTCTGGCCAAAAACAACCGAGAAGTTATCTTCCACCCTGAGTTCAGCGCCGGTACCGCCGCCCTCAGGGGCAGCGAACCCTTCATGCAAAACATGCACCATTTCTGGGAAATGAAGATGATCTCGAACTTGTACGGCACAGATGTT ATGGTCGGCATAGGGACGTCAAAGATCATATATGGGGACTGGCAGTACCGCTTTTTCAGTTTCTTGGGATTTGACAAACAATCATGGGGGTACTCATATAACGGATTGATTCAACATAACAACGTGAGACGTTGCTATGGATCTAAATTCGGACTGGGGAGTCTGATCGGGGTGCACCTAGACATGTGTGCTGGAACTCTTGAGTTCTATCTAAATAGGAGACCCTTAG GGGTCGCTTTTAAGGGATTGAAAGCGTATGAGCTTTACCCCATGATATGTTCGACGGCGGCACAGTCGGCGATGAAAATGACTTGCGCGACGTCAATCAAACCCTCTCTCCAACTCACTTGTCTACAGTGCATTGTCAAACACCCTCAGTTGTACAGTCAGTTTAAAAGCATTCCAGGACTAgctaaaatttatgaaaacattttcttttggaTGCTTCCCAAAG AATGCGAAGACCCTAAGAGAAAGTCTTTAGGGGACGAGTGGTCTACAAAAAGGAGAAAGACACATTTTCTTGAGTTTGAAATGTTAAAGATCTCATTGCATTTCACCAACAATGATCATGAATCAGATGATGAATGTGATATACCACACAGCAACTGTGCCATACACAACACCAGTGGTAGTGGAGCCTCAACttcaaaagaaatttaa
- the ND-ACP gene encoding acyl carrier protein isoform X2 produces the protein MSGLIKNLRVMVRHSNYLRNFSSRPLTVVVNKYKNHEQPHLCSTVYAAPSQMRFYSPEVIRTKPTEDEIKQRVLKVCASYDKVTADKLTLDSHFINDLGLDSLDHVEVIMAMEDEFGFEIPDGDAEKLLKPADIVRYVADREDIYE, from the exons ATGTCgggtttaataaaaaatcttcGGGTTATGGTCAGACATTCGAATTATCTACGAAATTTCTCGTCTAGGCCGCTAACTGTCGTCGTAAATAAGTACAAGAATCACGAACAGCCCCATCTTTGCAGCACAGTATATGCGGCCCCTAGTCAG ATGCGTTTCTACTCCCCTGAAGTAATCCGAACAAAACCCACAGAAGATGAGATAAAACAGAGAGTTTTGAAAGTTTGCGCGTCATATGATAAAGTGACTGCTGACAAG CTCACTTTAGACTCTCATTTTATCAATGATTTGGGACTGGACTCGCTAGATCACGTTGAAGTCATCATGGCCATGGAAGACGAATTTGGATTTGAAATACCTGATGGAGATGCCGAAAAACTATTAAAACCTGCAGATATTGTCAGGTATGTTGCAGACAGAGAAGAcatttatgaataa
- the ND-ACP gene encoding acyl carrier protein, mitochondrial isoform X1, whose product MSGLIKNLRVMVRHSNYLRNFSSRPLTVVVNKYKNHEQPHLCSTVYAAPSQRLILPLERCYSSKPPLTLKLIADRVLLVLKLYDKVNPDKLTLDSHFINDLGLDSLDHVEVIMAMEDEFGFEIPDGDAEKLLKPADIVRYVADREDIYE is encoded by the exons ATGTCgggtttaataaaaaatcttcGGGTTATGGTCAGACATTCGAATTATCTACGAAATTTCTCGTCTAGGCCGCTAACTGTCGTCGTAAATAAGTACAAGAATCACGAACAGCCCCATCTTTGCAGCACAGTATATGCGGCCCCTAGTCAG agacTCATTTTGCCCCTTGAGCGATGTTACAGTTCCAAGCCACCattgactttaaaattaatcgCAGACCGAGTCCTTTTGGTACTAAAATTGTACGATAAAGTTAATCCTGACAAG CTCACTTTAGACTCTCATTTTATCAATGATTTGGGACTGGACTCGCTAGATCACGTTGAAGTCATCATGGCCATGGAAGACGAATTTGGATTTGAAATACCTGATGGAGATGCCGAAAAACTATTAAAACCTGCAGATATTGTCAGGTATGTTGCAGACAGAGAAGAcatttatgaataa
- the Etl1 gene encoding SWI/SNF-related matrix-associated actin-dependent regulator of chromatin subfamily A containing DEAD/H box 1 homolog isoform X1, with the protein MSGEGSPTLLNLRDYRIQKKAALSHHSNNNGSVNSSPNGTVRRRIIAFPDSDSDCDSSGTNFQTSKQDKIIVPNSKNMKNPSVLEKENQMKYLLSSFPNVDAMVIHDVLSRHEFKVDEAASELSRCHAVQLKSKGYAKWKEENGLKETNSQGKNNMKRKQPSEDTSYNRKRKFKRRKSDDDTDDSTGSNQDFKDRRVFDSDEDSDVEISDELTGDKKKVFEFMQTATEGELQLMSFCSKKKAEAIVEARPFTGWVDLVQKLSNNKNLNTDLLNAAQQVLTTRNNIRHLMKKCTNLAQQMEKAVAAGAGVKAQPRILSVSLRLTNYQMVGLNWLAVLHAQRVNGILADEMGLGKTVQVIAFLAYLKETCQAQNTHLVVVPSSTLDNWRSEFARWCPELRVFMYYGSTEERKMFRIDFSKGILADFDVILTTYALVGNSPEERKMFRVTPMHYVIFDEAHMLKNMNTQRYENLIRINARHRILLTGTPLQNNLLELMSLLIFVMPKMFAEKTEDLKSLFQKTSKTKQSDDSLPPFEREQIEQAKRIMKPFVLRRLKCDVLQDLPKKIDHVMKVPLAPTQKEQYEALVASYQNVAVEDQGVTYNGMSIMTDLRKLSNHPLLLRYHYDEHQVKEMAKLLAKDPSYKDTIEEYIVQDLLFMSDFEINKMAKHHRSLERYILPDNLILTSGKFLYLDKLLAELKQTGHRVLVFSQYVIMLNVMEDYLKIRKHKYLRMDGSTPVSERQELVDEYMEDSSIFIFLLSTRAGGLGINLTSADTVIIHDIDFNPYNDKQAEDRCHRMGQTRPVTVYRLISQGTIEEGMLEMNKEKLKLERQITTEESDNPDVKSVVRLLSSALGVDSSKANAFVSPPKKKT; encoded by the exons ATGTCAGGAGAAGGCAGCCCCACCTTACTAAATTTACGCGACTATCGGATCCAAAAAAAAGCGGCATTAAGTCACCACAGCAATAACAATGGTTCAGTTAACTCCT CACCAAATGGAACGGTGAGGCGGAGAATCATTGCGTTTCCAGACTCTGATTCAGACTGTGATAGTTCTGggacaaattttcaaacttctAAACAAGACAAGATCATCGTACCCAATTCGAAAAACATGAAAAACCCGTCGGTGTTGGAGAAGGAAAACCAAATGAAGTATTTGCTGTCGTCATTCCCAAATGTTGATGCAATG GTGATTCACGACGTGCTATCCAGACACGAATTTAAAGTGGACGAGGCGGCGTCGGAATTGTCCAGGTGTCACGCGGTGCAACTGAAATCCAAAGGTTACGCCAAATGGAAGGAAGAAAATGGCTTGAAGGAGACCAACAGTCAAGGGAAGaacaacatgaaaagaaaacaacCTTCAGAAGACACTTCCTACAACAGAAAACGGAAAT TCAAACGGCGGAAGTCTGATGATGACACTGACGACAGCACAGGCAGTAATCAAGACTTCAAGGATCGGCGCGTCTTCGACAGCGACGAGGATTCGGACGTCGAGATCAGCGACGAACTTACGGGTGACAAGAAGAAGGTGTTTGAGTTCATGCAGACGGCCACAGAGGGCGAACTGCAGCTGATGAGTTTCTGTTCGAAGAAGAAAGCCGAGGCGATCGTCGAGGCGAGACCGTTCACCGGATGGGTGGATCTCGTTCAGAAATTGAGCAACAACAAGAATTTGAACACGGACTTGTTGAACGCGGCACAGCAAGTACTTACGACTCGGAACAACATTCGACATTTAATGAAGAAGTGCACGAATTTGGCGCAGCAGATGGAGAAGGCGGTGGCGGCCGGGGCCGGGGTGAAGGCACAGCCGAGGATTCTGTCAGTCTC ATTACGTTTGACCAACTATCAAATGGTGGGACTGAATTGGTTGGCGGTGCTCCACGCCCAACGAGTAAACGGCATTTTAGCCGACGAAATGGGTTTGGGGAAAACGGTACAAGTTATCGCGTTTCTGGCGTATCTAAAAGAGACTTGTCAAGCCCAAAATACTCATCTTGTCGTTGTGCCTTCTTCGACGTTAG ACAATTGGAGGTCCGAGTTTGCACGCTGGTGTCCAGAATTGCGAGTATTTATGTATTATGGCAGCACAGAAGAACGGAAAATGTTCCGAATAGACTTTTCGAAAGGGATATTGGCCGATTTcgatgtaattttaacaac atacGCTTTAGTAGGAAATAGTCcagaagagagaaaaatgtTCCGCGTGACGCCAATGCATTACGTCATCTTCGACGAGGCTCACATGTTGAAGAACATGAACACGCAGCGATATGAAAATTTGATAAGAATCAAC GCAAGACATCGGATACTGCTGACGGGAACCCCCCTGCAGAACAACCTCCTGGAACTCATGTCGCTGTTGATTTTCGTGATGCCGAAGATGTTCGCGGAAAAGACCGAAGATCTGAAAAGTCTCTTCCAGAAGACTTCT AAAACGAAACAATCCGACGATTCACTTCCGCCTTTCGAGAGAGAGCAGATCGAACAAGCGAAGCGGATAATGAAACCGTTCGTTTTGAGGCGTCTGAAGTGCGACGTGCTGCAAGATCTTCCCAAGAAGATCGATCACGTGATGAAGGTACCGTTGGCACCGACTCAGAAGGAGCAGTACGAAGCTCTGGTGGCCTCATATCAAAACGTGGCG GTGGAAGACCAAGGGGTGACCTACAACGGAATGAGTATCATGACGGATCTGAGAAAATTGAGCAATCATCCGTTGTTGCTGCGGTATCACTACGACGAGCATCAAGTCAAGGAGATGGCGAAACTGTTGGCGAAGGATCCTTCGTACAAGGATACGATAGAGGAGTACATCGTCCAGGATTTGTTGTTCATGTCCGACTTTGAGATTAACAAAATGGCAAAACATCATAGA agtTTAGAGCGCTACATTCTTCCAGACAATCTGATCCTGACCTCCGGTAAATTTCTGTACTTGGACAAACTTCTCGCCGAATTGAAGCAAACCGGACACCGAGTCCTCGTGTTCAGCCAATACGTGATCATGCTGAACGTGATGGAAGACTACTTGAAGATCCGCAAGCACAAATACCTGCGGATGGACGGCAGCACTCCCGTGAGCGAGCGCCAAGAACTCGTCGACGAGTACATGGAGGACAGCAGCATATTCATTTTTCTGTTGTCGACCAGAGCCGGAGGACTCGGCATCAACCTGACGTCGGCCGACACTGTCATTATCCACGACATCGACTTCAACCCCTACAATGACAAACAAGCCGAGGACAGGTGCCACCGAATGGGTCAGACTCGACCCGTCACCGTCTACAGACTTATTTCTCAGGGTACCATAGAAGAGGGCATGCTAGAAatgaacaaagaaaaattaaaactggaACGACAAATAACCACGGAAG aatCTGATAATCCAGATGTTAAAAGTGTGGTGAGGTTGCTTTCTTCGGCCTTAGGAGTAGATAGTTCAAAAGCAAACGCATTTGTGTCTCCACCAAAGAAGAAGACgtga
- the Etl1 gene encoding SWI/SNF-related matrix-associated actin-dependent regulator of chromatin subfamily A containing DEAD/H box 1 homolog isoform X2: MKNPSVLEKENQMKYLLSSFPNVDAMVIHDVLSRHEFKVDEAASELSRCHAVQLKSKGYAKWKEENGLKETNSQGKNNMKRKQPSEDTSYNRKRKFKRRKSDDDTDDSTGSNQDFKDRRVFDSDEDSDVEISDELTGDKKKVFEFMQTATEGELQLMSFCSKKKAEAIVEARPFTGWVDLVQKLSNNKNLNTDLLNAAQQVLTTRNNIRHLMKKCTNLAQQMEKAVAAGAGVKAQPRILSVSLRLTNYQMVGLNWLAVLHAQRVNGILADEMGLGKTVQVIAFLAYLKETCQAQNTHLVVVPSSTLDNWRSEFARWCPELRVFMYYGSTEERKMFRIDFSKGILADFDVILTTYALVGNSPEERKMFRVTPMHYVIFDEAHMLKNMNTQRYENLIRINARHRILLTGTPLQNNLLELMSLLIFVMPKMFAEKTEDLKSLFQKTSKTKQSDDSLPPFEREQIEQAKRIMKPFVLRRLKCDVLQDLPKKIDHVMKVPLAPTQKEQYEALVASYQNVAVEDQGVTYNGMSIMTDLRKLSNHPLLLRYHYDEHQVKEMAKLLAKDPSYKDTIEEYIVQDLLFMSDFEINKMAKHHRSLERYILPDNLILTSGKFLYLDKLLAELKQTGHRVLVFSQYVIMLNVMEDYLKIRKHKYLRMDGSTPVSERQELVDEYMEDSSIFIFLLSTRAGGLGINLTSADTVIIHDIDFNPYNDKQAEDRCHRMGQTRPVTVYRLISQGTIEEGMLEMNKEKLKLERQITTEESDNPDVKSVVRLLSSALGVDSSKANAFVSPPKKKT, from the exons ATGAAAAACCCGTCGGTGTTGGAGAAGGAAAACCAAATGAAGTATTTGCTGTCGTCATTCCCAAATGTTGATGCAATG GTGATTCACGACGTGCTATCCAGACACGAATTTAAAGTGGACGAGGCGGCGTCGGAATTGTCCAGGTGTCACGCGGTGCAACTGAAATCCAAAGGTTACGCCAAATGGAAGGAAGAAAATGGCTTGAAGGAGACCAACAGTCAAGGGAAGaacaacatgaaaagaaaacaacCTTCAGAAGACACTTCCTACAACAGAAAACGGAAAT TCAAACGGCGGAAGTCTGATGATGACACTGACGACAGCACAGGCAGTAATCAAGACTTCAAGGATCGGCGCGTCTTCGACAGCGACGAGGATTCGGACGTCGAGATCAGCGACGAACTTACGGGTGACAAGAAGAAGGTGTTTGAGTTCATGCAGACGGCCACAGAGGGCGAACTGCAGCTGATGAGTTTCTGTTCGAAGAAGAAAGCCGAGGCGATCGTCGAGGCGAGACCGTTCACCGGATGGGTGGATCTCGTTCAGAAATTGAGCAACAACAAGAATTTGAACACGGACTTGTTGAACGCGGCACAGCAAGTACTTACGACTCGGAACAACATTCGACATTTAATGAAGAAGTGCACGAATTTGGCGCAGCAGATGGAGAAGGCGGTGGCGGCCGGGGCCGGGGTGAAGGCACAGCCGAGGATTCTGTCAGTCTC ATTACGTTTGACCAACTATCAAATGGTGGGACTGAATTGGTTGGCGGTGCTCCACGCCCAACGAGTAAACGGCATTTTAGCCGACGAAATGGGTTTGGGGAAAACGGTACAAGTTATCGCGTTTCTGGCGTATCTAAAAGAGACTTGTCAAGCCCAAAATACTCATCTTGTCGTTGTGCCTTCTTCGACGTTAG ACAATTGGAGGTCCGAGTTTGCACGCTGGTGTCCAGAATTGCGAGTATTTATGTATTATGGCAGCACAGAAGAACGGAAAATGTTCCGAATAGACTTTTCGAAAGGGATATTGGCCGATTTcgatgtaattttaacaac atacGCTTTAGTAGGAAATAGTCcagaagagagaaaaatgtTCCGCGTGACGCCAATGCATTACGTCATCTTCGACGAGGCTCACATGTTGAAGAACATGAACACGCAGCGATATGAAAATTTGATAAGAATCAAC GCAAGACATCGGATACTGCTGACGGGAACCCCCCTGCAGAACAACCTCCTGGAACTCATGTCGCTGTTGATTTTCGTGATGCCGAAGATGTTCGCGGAAAAGACCGAAGATCTGAAAAGTCTCTTCCAGAAGACTTCT AAAACGAAACAATCCGACGATTCACTTCCGCCTTTCGAGAGAGAGCAGATCGAACAAGCGAAGCGGATAATGAAACCGTTCGTTTTGAGGCGTCTGAAGTGCGACGTGCTGCAAGATCTTCCCAAGAAGATCGATCACGTGATGAAGGTACCGTTGGCACCGACTCAGAAGGAGCAGTACGAAGCTCTGGTGGCCTCATATCAAAACGTGGCG GTGGAAGACCAAGGGGTGACCTACAACGGAATGAGTATCATGACGGATCTGAGAAAATTGAGCAATCATCCGTTGTTGCTGCGGTATCACTACGACGAGCATCAAGTCAAGGAGATGGCGAAACTGTTGGCGAAGGATCCTTCGTACAAGGATACGATAGAGGAGTACATCGTCCAGGATTTGTTGTTCATGTCCGACTTTGAGATTAACAAAATGGCAAAACATCATAGA agtTTAGAGCGCTACATTCTTCCAGACAATCTGATCCTGACCTCCGGTAAATTTCTGTACTTGGACAAACTTCTCGCCGAATTGAAGCAAACCGGACACCGAGTCCTCGTGTTCAGCCAATACGTGATCATGCTGAACGTGATGGAAGACTACTTGAAGATCCGCAAGCACAAATACCTGCGGATGGACGGCAGCACTCCCGTGAGCGAGCGCCAAGAACTCGTCGACGAGTACATGGAGGACAGCAGCATATTCATTTTTCTGTTGTCGACCAGAGCCGGAGGACTCGGCATCAACCTGACGTCGGCCGACACTGTCATTATCCACGACATCGACTTCAACCCCTACAATGACAAACAAGCCGAGGACAGGTGCCACCGAATGGGTCAGACTCGACCCGTCACCGTCTACAGACTTATTTCTCAGGGTACCATAGAAGAGGGCATGCTAGAAatgaacaaagaaaaattaaaactggaACGACAAATAACCACGGAAG aatCTGATAATCCAGATGTTAAAAGTGTGGTGAGGTTGCTTTCTTCGGCCTTAGGAGTAGATAGTTCAAAAGCAAACGCATTTGTGTCTCCACCAAAGAAGAAGACgtga